A region from the Corylus avellana chromosome ca7, CavTom2PMs-1.0 genome encodes:
- the LOC132187009 gene encoding staphylococcal-like nuclease CAN2 → MGMPKFDWISTHVEKALRLLGQCWQPTAAGDSESLGHHGVSAATVGVSALAQHLFHFEITSQVPKGLSKHVVSSKKAQANWYRKLLEAWRESKPPPETPEEAARLIIETLKTDQKADVEGLLTFYGLPLPHTLVELTVVVPTSLPAGVKYEFETLLVDAKAVADGDGMTVYVSTTDPRESSCIPSDVQIAVVQRSEARAKKNYAEADALHKRIINSGYRVLHNFQNKEEILARKCRIRLRGIDAPENSMPYGEEAKEELTNIVQGKCLRVLVYDEDQYGRCVGDVYCNGKFVQELMLKKGLAWHYTAYDQRPEFAKWEKEARAKRVGLWASANPEKPWEWRKDKREGR, encoded by the exons ATGGGAATGCCCAAATTTGACTGGATTTCAACCCATGTGGAAAAAGCCTTGAGGTTGCTTGGTCAATGCTGGCAGCCCACCGCAGCTGGGGACTCCGAGTCACTTGGACATCATGGTGTATCGGCGGCCACCGTCGGCGTATCGGCTCTCGCCCAGCATCTCTTCCACTTTGAGATCACCTCCCAG GTCCCGAAAGGACTCAGCAAGCATGTGGTCTCGTCCAAGAAGGCTCAAGCTAATTG GTACAGAAAACTACTAGAGGCATGGAGAGAATCAAAACCCCCTCCAGAAACACCTGAAGAAGCTGCTAGACTTATCATTGAGACTCTGAAGACAGACCAAAAAGCAGATGTTGAG GGTTTATTGACTTTCTACGGTCTCCCTCTTCCTCATACCTTAGTCGAACTTACTGTTGTGGTCCCAACATCATTGCCTGCAGGCGTAAAATATGAATTTGAGACGTTGCTA GTTGATGCAAAAGCTGTAGCAGATGGAGATGGTATGACGGTGTATGTCAGTACAACAGACCCCCGGGAATCATCGTGCATTCCTAGTGATGTACAAATAGCAGTTGTCCAAAGATCAGAAGCACGTGCTAAGAAAAATTATGCAGAGGCTGATGCACTTCATAAAAGAATTATTAATTCTGGATATAG GGTACTACATAATTTTCAAAACAAGGAGGAGATCCTTGCTCGTAAGTGTAGAATTCGACTAAG GGGAATAGATGCACCAGAGAATTCAATGCCATATGGGGAGGAGGCAAAGGAAGAGCTGACTAATATTGTTCAGGGAAAGTGTTTGAGAGTGCTTGTTTACGATGAAGATCAATATGGCCGCTGCGTAGGTGATGTATATTGCAATGGAAAATTCGTGCAG GAATTAATGCTCAAGAAAGGGCTTGCATGGCACTACACAGCCTACGACCAACGCCCAGAATTTGCAAAA TGGGAAAAAGAGGCCCGAGCCAAGCGAGTTGGCCTATGGGCTTCAGCGAATCCTGAGAAGCCATGGGAATGGAGAAAGGACAAACGCGAAGGGAGATAG
- the LOC132187012 gene encoding uncharacterized protein LOC132187012 — translation MGKSLPSATKLQDFAKIVSPGRFQTPKRAKTISQIRVSAPETGKPGAVRLESERVKQQKLMESSQGQQSESRMPLGQVVSDCVKRWFQDALKEAKAGDSGMQVLVGQMYYSGYGVPRDPQKGRAWMNRASKTRVSVWNVSDKHPGYNASDSDSDESKGDAK, via the exons ATGGGAAAATCACTTCCTTCGGCGACCAAACTCCAAGATTTCGCCAAAATTGTGTCACCGGGCAGATTCCAAACGCCGAAACGCGCAAAAACCATATCGCAAATCCGAGTCTCGGCCCCGGAAACAGGAAAACCTGGGGCTGTACGGCTCGAATCGGAGCGAGTGAAGCAGCAAAAGTTGATGGAGAGCTCGCAGGGGCAGCAGAGTGAGAGCCGGATGCCGCTGGGGCAGGTTGTCTCCGACTGCGTGAAGCGGTGGTTCCAGGACGCGCTCAAAGAGGCCAAGGCCGGGGATAGCGGCATGCAGGTTCTTGTGGGCCAGATGTACTACAGTGGCTATGGTGTCCCCAGAGACCCTCAAAAG GGACGCGCTTGGATGAATAGAGCTTCTAAAACTAGGGTTTCAGTTTGGAATGTAAGCGATAAACACCCAG GTTACAATGCAAGTGACTCAGATTCGGATGAATCAAAGGGTGAtgcaaaataa